A DNA window from Macadamia integrifolia cultivar HAES 741 chromosome 4, SCU_Mint_v3, whole genome shotgun sequence contains the following coding sequences:
- the LOC122077184 gene encoding bidirectional sugar transporter SWEET12-like, translating into MGTLALFHHQNPLIIIFGLLGNFISFLVYFAPVPTFIRVYKRKSTEGFHCFPYLSALFSAMLWLYYAYLKGGATFLVTINSFGCVIETIYIVIFLVYATKRARILTIKLLLLMNLGGFCLILFLVQLLAKDDKRVQIVGIVCVVFSLCVFIAPLSVVALVIRTKSVEYMPFTLSFSLTLSAVVWFFYGLLQNDHFIVLPNVLGFIFGVLQMVLYLIYMGSNKKKDEVNEVEQTITDAVKLSMNIRSSEPVHPVDSDAQEQKEEEDEEINPIIPSPNLEERPNEVQVVVCRV; encoded by the exons ATGGGCACGCTTGCACTATTTCATCACCAAAATCCATTAATTATCATCTTTGGTCTCTTAG GTAACTTCATCTCGTTCTTGGTGTACTTTGCTCCAGT GCCAACATTTATCAGGGTTTACAAGAGGAAATCAACTGAAGGATTTCACTGTTTTCCATATCTGTCTGCACTGTTCAGTGCCATGCTATGGCTATATTATGCATACCTGAAGGGTGGTGCAACTTTCCTTGTCACCATTAACTCCTTCGGATGTGTTATAGAGACAATCTACATTGTCATCTTCCTGGTTTATGCAACAAAGAGAGCTAGG ATTTTGACTATCAAGCTGCTTCTGTTGATGAATCTTGGTGGGTTCTGCTTGATCCTTTTTCTAGTTCAATTGTTAGCCAAAGATGACAAAAGGGTCCAGATTGTTGGAATTGTTTGTGTTGTCTTCTCTTTGTGCGTCTTCATTGCACCCTTAAGCGTTGTG GCACTGGTCATACGCACAAAGAGCGTGGAGTACATGCCATTTACTTTATCTTTCTCCCTCACCTTGAGTGCAGTAGTGTGGTTCTTCTATGGTCTTCTTCAAAATGACCATTTCATAGTA ctccCAAACGTACTGGGTTTCATCTTTGGGGTACTACAAATGGTGCTATATTTGATCTACATGGGCTCCaataagaagaaggatgaagtGAATGAGGTGGAGCAAACAATCACTGACGCAGTTAAGCTAAGCATGAACATAAGAAGTTCGGAGCCGGTGCACCCAGTTGATTCAGATGCCCAAGAacagaaagaggaagaagatgaagagataaACCCCATTATCCCCAGCCCTAATCTTGAGGAACGCCCAAATGAAGTCCAGGTCGTTGTGTGCCGAGTCTGA
- the LOC122077380 gene encoding bidirectional sugar transporter SWEET14-like encodes MNIQHPLPFIFGILGNIFSFMVFLAPLPTFYGVYKKKTTEEYQSLPYVIALLSAMLWMYYASLKPNAYFLIMVNSMGCILETLYIITYMVYAPKRLMILTAKLLVLLNFGLYGLIFLLSFFLLKGSGRVRFLGWVCDVFSVGVFAAPLTTMVRIIK; translated from the exons ATGAACATCCAACATCCTTTGCCTTTTATCTTTGGAATCCTAG GTAACATCTTCTCCTTCATGGTGTTTCTTGCACCctt GCCAACATTCTATGGAGTTTACAAGAAGAAAACGACAGAAGAATATCAATCATTGCCATATGTGATTGCACTGCTAAGTGCAATGCTGTGGATGTATTACGCATCACTGAAGCCCAATGCTTACTTTCTCATCATGGTCAACTCAATGGGTTGCATCTTAGAAACACTCTATATTATTACTTACATGGTTTATGCACCCAAGAGACTAATG ATTCTGACAGCCAAGCTGCTAGTCTTGTTGAATTTTGGCTTGTATGGTTTGATCTTTCTCCTAAGCTTCTTTTTATTGAAAGGCTCAGGCCGTGTCCGATTTCTTGGTTGGGTTTGTGATGTCTTCTCTGTGGGAGTCTTTGCAGCCCCCTTAACTACTATGGTGAGAAttataaaatga
- the LOC122077381 gene encoding bidirectional sugar transporter SWEET15-like, whose amino-acid sequence MPFSLSLFLTLSAIMWLCYGVLLKDLHVALPNILGSILGVLQMVLYAIYKDSNKSKEKDKEKQQEHNIGDGVKLSTMGCSEVHPFQIDAESIHVEVNDVDDDHQNKPVDDHTLTIEISTPMELPTLIECQA is encoded by the exons ATGCCGTTCTCTTTATCACTCTTTCTGACTCTCAGCGCAATAATGTGGTTATGCTACGGTGTTCTACTAAAAGACTTGCATGTTGCT CTTCCAAACATACTGGGTTCTATCCTGGGGGTACTTCAGATGGTGCTATACGCAATTTACAAAGACTCCAACAAGAGTAAGGAGAAGGACAAGGAGAAGCAGCAGGAGCATAACATCGGTGATGGCGTTAAGCTAAGCACAATGGGATGTTCAGAGGTCCATCCATTTCAGATCGATGCAGAGTCGATTCATGTTGAGGTGAATGATGTGGACGATGATCATCAAAACAAGCCTGTTGATGATCATACCCTTACGATTGAAATCTCAACTCCGATGGAACTCCCAACTCTAATCGAATGTCAAGCTTGA